A window of Jannaschia sp. M317 contains these coding sequences:
- the recF gene encoding DNA replication/repair protein RecF (All proteins in this family for which functions are known are DNA-binding proteins that assist the filamentation of RecA onto DNA for the initiation of recombination or recombinational repair.): MTAPSDTGRVTALALSHFRSHRQTRLTFDARPVAIFGPNGAGKTNLLEAISLLSPGRGMRRAAAEEIIRTPEAIGWRIAAQIAPDHEVELRAEPGQPRTTRIDEKSAPQIALARLLRVLWLVPAMDRLWLEGAEGRRRFLDRITLSFLPDHGEAVLRYEKAMRDRNRLLRDGVRDPHWFTALEVQMADAGAQILARRREALTRLRAAQQVDGPFPAAHLTLSDDDTPADPQALRDAFATSRPRDMGAGRTLLGPHRTDLEATYAAKDMAARLCSTGEQKALLISLVLANTRALKAETGTAPILLLDEVAAHLDATRRAALYAELTALGGQVFLTGTGPELFDDLAGAHRLEVTETGGESRVSSV; the protein is encoded by the coding sequence GTGACGGCCCCGTCCGACACCGGACGGGTCACCGCACTTGCGCTGTCGCATTTCCGATCTCACCGGCAGACCCGGCTGACCTTTGACGCCCGCCCTGTTGCGATCTTCGGTCCCAACGGCGCAGGCAAGACCAACCTGTTGGAGGCGATTTCCCTGTTGTCACCCGGTCGCGGCATGCGCCGGGCCGCCGCCGAAGAGATCATTCGCACGCCCGAGGCGATCGGCTGGCGCATCGCAGCCCAGATCGCCCCCGATCACGAGGTGGAACTGCGCGCCGAGCCCGGCCAACCTCGTACCACCCGCATCGACGAAAAATCCGCCCCGCAGATCGCGTTGGCCCGTCTGCTGCGGGTCCTCTGGCTGGTGCCCGCCATGGACCGTTTGTGGCTGGAGGGGGCCGAGGGCCGCCGCCGTTTTCTTGACCGCATAACGCTCAGCTTCCTGCCCGACCACGGCGAAGCCGTGCTGCGCTACGAAAAGGCCATGCGCGACCGCAATCGCCTGTTGCGCGACGGGGTGCGCGACCCCCACTGGTTCACCGCCCTGGAGGTTCAGATGGCCGATGCCGGGGCGCAGATCCTCGCCCGCCGCCGCGAGGCCCTGACCCGTCTGCGCGCCGCCCAGCAGGTCGATGGCCCCTTTCCCGCCGCCCATCTGACCCTGTCCGACGACGACACCCCCGCCGACCCACAGGCCCTGCGCGACGCCTTCGCCACCTCCCGCCCCCGCGACATGGGGGCCGGGCGTACCTTGCTTGGCCCGCACCGTACCGACCTGGAGGCGACCTATGCCGCCAAGGACATGGCCGCGCGGCTGTGTTCCACGGGCGAGCAGAAGGCGCTTCTGATTTCGCTGGTCCTTGCCAATACCCGCGCGTTGAAGGCCGAAACCGGAACAGCGCCGATCCTGCTGCTGGATGAGGTCGCAGCCCACCTGGATGCGACCCGGCGCGCGGCGCTTTATGCGGAACTGACGGCGCTTGGCGGGCAGGTTTTCCTCACGGGAACCGGGCCGGAATTGTTCGATGACCTGGCCGGCGCGCACCGGCTGGAGGTGACGGAAACGGGTGGCGAAAGCCGGGTTTCGTCCGTCTGA